A portion of the Segatella copri DSM 18205 genome contains these proteins:
- a CDS encoding C-GCAxxG-C-C family protein — protein MMNEQKILTPELEARVHQAVDNFMQGYGCCQSVVAAFADLYGLDDEMAKRIGAGFGGGVGRMRMMCGAVSGIVVLVGLDCGQTEGDDREGKSACYKVVQDLLAKSKEQNGSIICAEILGLKGHEKAQSSYVASARTAEYYKSRPCAAKVESAARIFAEYLMEKK, from the coding sequence ATGATGAATGAACAGAAAATATTGACTCCAGAGTTGGAGGCGCGTGTTCACCAGGCTGTGGATAACTTTATGCAGGGCTATGGCTGCTGCCAGTCGGTAGTGGCTGCCTTTGCCGATTTATATGGTCTTGATGATGAGATGGCGAAGCGCATTGGTGCCGGCTTCGGTGGTGGAGTAGGCAGAATGAGAATGATGTGCGGTGCCGTTTCGGGCATCGTGGTGCTCGTTGGCTTGGATTGCGGACAGACCGAGGGGGATGACCGCGAGGGCAAGTCGGCATGCTATAAGGTGGTGCAGGATTTGCTCGCCAAATCGAAGGAGCAGAACGGCAGTATCATCTGTGCCGAAATCCTCGGCTTGAAGGGCCACGAGAAAGCGCAGTCCAGCTATGTGGCTTCGGCAAGAACGGCAGAATATTACAAGTCTCGCCCTTGCGCAGCCAAAGTAGAGAGTGCTGCAAGAATCTTCGCAGAATATCTGATGGAGAAAAAATAA